The Armatimonadota bacterium sequence CGCTCTCGGGCGGTCAGTCAGCGTGTTTGGGCGTTAGAACAACACCCAAAACGTCATTTATAGTATCCCACGCAAACCCTCGCCTTTGCAAGAATGCTCCCAGTTTGCGGCGGGCGTCTTGCGGCTCCATATTCACGTATCTGGCGGCCCGTGCGCCTGCCGCTTCCAGCGCGGCGGCACGCTCGGTGTCATCGTCCATGCCGGCGACAGCCGTTTCGACCGTTTCGGCGTCCAAACCCTTCCTTCGAAGCTCCCATGCCAGCGCCCGCCGGCCCGCGGGCCGTTCGGCTTGCCGGTCGCTGATGAACTTCCTGGCAAAATCCTGATCATCGAGATAGTTCAGAGCGTATAACCTAGACACAACCTCGTCCACAATATCGGTTTCGTAGCCCGCCAGAGCCAGACGATCGCGGATTTCCTTCTCGGAGCGCGCCCGGTACGACAGGAGGTTGAAGGCGCGATCCTTCGCCTTGTTGAGGGACTCCTGGCGGACGATGTCGTTGAGGTGCTCCTCGTCGATGCGCTGGCCGACGCTGAGGCCCAGGGAAACCACGACCGCGGCGTTGACGCCCATCGCGAACTCGCCATCGAGG is a genomic window containing:
- a CDS encoding RecX family transcriptional regulator, which codes for MAQERTISAIEPQQRKRDRMNLYLDGEFAMGVNAAVVVSLGLSVGQRIDEEHLNDIVRQESLNKAKDRAFNLLSYRARSEKEIRDRLALAGYETDIVDEVVSRLYALNYLDDQDFARKFISDRQAERPAGRRALAWELRRKGLDAETVETAVAGMDDDTERAAALEAAGARAARYVNMEPQDARRKLGAFLQRRGFAWDTINDVLGVVLTPKHAD